The following are encoded in a window of Capricornis sumatraensis isolate serow.1 chromosome 7, serow.2, whole genome shotgun sequence genomic DNA:
- the NAAA gene encoding N-acylethanolamine-hydrolyzing acid amidase isoform X1, whose amino-acid sequence MRAAGPSARPALALLLLLAGAEVSAAAAPPAPPLFNVSLDAAPQLRWLPVLQHYDRDFLRSAMAHIIGDYVPPWVLALIRKVVRELELFLPQPFTDEIRGMCDALDFNLVDCILLNLAYEFSAFCTSIVAQDSKGHIYHGRNLDYPFGSFLRNLTLDVQFIKNGQIAYTGTTFVGYVGLWTGQSPHKFTVSGDERDKGWWWENMIAALFQRHSPVSWLIRTTLSESENFEAAIYKLAKTPLIADVYYIVGGTFPKEGVVITRNRGGPADIWPLDPLNGAWFRVETNYDHWRPVPKGDDRRTPAIKALNATGQANLSLETLFQVLSVFPVCNNYTIYTTVMSAANPDKYMTRIRNPS is encoded by the exons ATGAGAGCCGCCGGCCCGAGTGCGCGCCCGGCGCTggcgctgctgctactgctggccGGAGCCGAGGTGTCGGCCGCCGCCGCGCCCCCTGCACCGCCGCTCTTCAATGTGAGCCTGGACGCGGCTCCCCAGCTGCGCTGGCTGCCGGTGCTGCAGCACTACGACCGGGACTTCTTGCGCTCCGCCATGGCCCATATCATCGG AGATTATGTCCCGCCGTGGGTCCTTGCATTGATCAGAAAAGTCGTCCGGGAGCTGGAACTCTTCCTGCCGCAGCCCTTCACCGACGAGATACGCGGCATGTGCGACGCCCTGGACTTCAACCTGGTCGACTGCATTCTTCTCAACCTGGCCTACGAGTTCAGCGC ATTCTGCACCAGTATTGTGGCTCAGGACTCCAAAGGCCACATTTACCATGGCCGGAATCTGGATTATCCTTTTGGAAGTTTCTTACGCAACTTGACTTTGGATGTACAGTTCATAAAGAATGGGCAG ATTGCCTACACAGGAACCACCTTTGTTGGCTATGTAGGATTATGGACGGGTCAGAGTCCACACAAGTTTACAGTTTCTGGTGACGAACGAG ATAAAGGCTGGTGGTGGGAGAACATGATTGCAGCCCTTTTTCAGAGACACTCACCAGTCAGCTGGCTTATCCGAACT ACTCTGAGTGAATCAGAAAACTTTGAAGCAGCTATTTACAAACTGGCTAAGACTCCGCTTATTGCTGATGTTTATTACATTGTTGGCGGCACATTCCCCAAGGAGGGAGTGGTCATCACAAGGAACAGAGGTGGCCCCGCAGACATATGGCCTCTAGATCCTTTAAATGGAGC GTGGTTCCGAGTTGAGACAAATTATGACCACTGGAGGCCAGTGCCTAAAGGAGATGACCGAAG AACACCCGCCATCAAAGCCCTTAATGCCACGGGCCAGGCAAACCTCAGCCTGGAGACGCTCTTCCAG GTCTTATCAGTGTTTCCAGTGTGTAACAA
- the NAAA gene encoding N-acylethanolamine-hydrolyzing acid amidase isoform X2, protein MAPSSNSYSGSRDYVPPWVLALIRKVVRELELFLPQPFTDEIRGMCDALDFNLVDCILLNLAYEFSAFCTSIVAQDSKGHIYHGRNLDYPFGSFLRNLTLDVQFIKNGQIAYTGTTFVGYVGLWTGQSPHKFTVSGDERDKGWWWENMIAALFQRHSPVSWLIRTTLSESENFEAAIYKLAKTPLIADVYYIVGGTFPKEGVVITRNRGGPADIWPLDPLNGAWFRVETNYDHWRPVPKGDDRRTPAIKALNATGQANLSLETLFQVLSVFPVCNNYTIYTTVMSAANPDKYMTRIRNPS, encoded by the exons ATGGCACCCTCGTCCAACAGCTATTCTGGATCAAG AGATTATGTCCCGCCGTGGGTCCTTGCATTGATCAGAAAAGTCGTCCGGGAGCTGGAACTCTTCCTGCCGCAGCCCTTCACCGACGAGATACGCGGCATGTGCGACGCCCTGGACTTCAACCTGGTCGACTGCATTCTTCTCAACCTGGCCTACGAGTTCAGCGC ATTCTGCACCAGTATTGTGGCTCAGGACTCCAAAGGCCACATTTACCATGGCCGGAATCTGGATTATCCTTTTGGAAGTTTCTTACGCAACTTGACTTTGGATGTACAGTTCATAAAGAATGGGCAG ATTGCCTACACAGGAACCACCTTTGTTGGCTATGTAGGATTATGGACGGGTCAGAGTCCACACAAGTTTACAGTTTCTGGTGACGAACGAG ATAAAGGCTGGTGGTGGGAGAACATGATTGCAGCCCTTTTTCAGAGACACTCACCAGTCAGCTGGCTTATCCGAACT ACTCTGAGTGAATCAGAAAACTTTGAAGCAGCTATTTACAAACTGGCTAAGACTCCGCTTATTGCTGATGTTTATTACATTGTTGGCGGCACATTCCCCAAGGAGGGAGTGGTCATCACAAGGAACAGAGGTGGCCCCGCAGACATATGGCCTCTAGATCCTTTAAATGGAGC GTGGTTCCGAGTTGAGACAAATTATGACCACTGGAGGCCAGTGCCTAAAGGAGATGACCGAAG AACACCCGCCATCAAAGCCCTTAATGCCACGGGCCAGGCAAACCTCAGCCTGGAGACGCTCTTCCAG GTCTTATCAGTGTTTCCAGTGTGTAACAA